The genome window ATCGCCTTGTTCGCTTTTCCCGATTCTGGCGCCACGGCGGTCTTGATCTTCAGTGCGCCCGCATGCCAGCCGACAATTTCGTCACGCGAGGCATTCGGAATCACCCGAACATTGAGTTCTGTTGTTATAGGCATCGGAATTCTCATCATTTCAGGACAGTCACCTTCAGCCATTCTTCGCAAAGCTTCGGCCATGTCTCCGCAGCTCGATGTCCGGCACGCATCCCATAGCCGTGCCCGCCTTCGGGGAGCACATGCAATTCAAAAGGAACTTTAGCTGTGCGCAGTGCCGAGCTCATCACCAGACTGCTGTTCGCATGGGGA of Lentimonas sp. CC4 contains these proteins:
- a CDS encoding DUF167 domain-containing protein, yielding MPITTELNVRVIPNASRDEIVGWHAGALKIKTAVAPESGKANKAICALLAKHLGLPKRAVSVLRGQTNSQKCLLVTGLSEAELRERLGG